One Saimiri boliviensis isolate mSaiBol1 chromosome 5, mSaiBol1.pri, whole genome shotgun sequence genomic window carries:
- the TEX51 gene encoding testis-expressed protein 51 isoform X2 — protein sequence MLPLLIICLLPAIEGKNCLRCWPELSALIDYDLQILWGSPGPPTELSQSIHSLFLEDNNLLKPWYLDRDHLEEETAKFFTKVHQAIKQLRDDKTVLLEEIHMHKNLFSERLNKISDGLKEKDIESTVKVTSCADCKTRLLSCNDPAFCPARNRRTSGWAVSLSSALLLAIAGGGCSFYWHRKKKAVKEQGSPPSSGSEQKPQLLSRSSLISGSTDPFP from the exons ATGCTGCCTCTCCTGATCATCTGTCTGCTGCCCGCCATCGAGGGGAAGAACTGCCTTCGCTGCTGGCCGGAACTGTCTGCCTTGATAGACTATGACCTGCAGATTCTCTGGGGTAGCCCGGGGCCACCCACAGAACTTTCTCAAAGCATTCACTCCCTATTTCTAGAGGATAATAATTTACTCAAACCCTGGTACCTTG ATCGTGACCATTTGGAAGAAGAGACAGCCAAATTCTTCACTAAAGTACACCAAGCCATTAAGCAATTACGAGATG ATAAAACAGTACTTCTGGAAGAGATTCACATGCACAAGAATCTCTTTTCTGAGAGGCTGAATAAGATATCTGATGGGCTGAAGGAGAAGG ACATAGAGTCCACAGTGAAGGTCACCAGCTGTGCCGACTGCAAGACTCGCCTTCTCTCCTGCAATGATCCCGCCTTCTGCCCAG CCAGGAACCGGCGGACCTCTGGGTGGGCTGTGAGTCTCAGCAGTGCTCTGCTCCTGGCCATAGCTGGAGGTGG ATGTTCCTTTTACTGGCACAGGAAGAAAAAGGCAGTAAAG GAACAGGGCAGTCCGCCGTCTTCCGGAAGTGAACAGAAGCCGCAGCTGCTGTCAAGAAGCTCACTCATCTCTGGTTCCACGGACCCGTTCCCCTGA
- the TEX51 gene encoding testis-expressed protein 51 isoform X5 yields MLPLLIICLLPAIEGKNCLRCWPELSALIDYDLQILWGSPGPPTELSQSIHSLFLEDNNLLKPWYLDRDHLEEETAKFFTKVHQAIKQLRDDKTVLLEEIHMHKNLFSERLNKISDGLKEKACNESCDIESTVKVTSCADCKTRLLSCNDPAFCPARNRRTSGWAVSLSSALLLAIAGDVPFTGTGRKRQ; encoded by the exons ATGCTGCCTCTCCTGATCATCTGTCTGCTGCCCGCCATCGAGGGGAAGAACTGCCTTCGCTGCTGGCCGGAACTGTCTGCCTTGATAGACTATGACCTGCAGATTCTCTGGGGTAGCCCGGGGCCACCCACAGAACTTTCTCAAAGCATTCACTCCCTATTTCTAGAGGATAATAATTTACTCAAACCCTGGTACCTTG ATCGTGACCATTTGGAAGAAGAGACAGCCAAATTCTTCACTAAAGTACACCAAGCCATTAAGCAATTACGAGATG ATAAAACAGTACTTCTGGAAGAGATTCACATGCACAAGAATCTCTTTTCTGAGAGGCTGAATAAGATATCTGATGGGCTGAAGGAGAAGG CCTGCAATGAGTCCTGTG ACATAGAGTCCACAGTGAAGGTCACCAGCTGTGCCGACTGCAAGACTCGCCTTCTCTCCTGCAATGATCCCGCCTTCTGCCCAG CCAGGAACCGGCGGACCTCTGGGTGGGCTGTGAGTCTCAGCAGTGCTCTGCTCCTGGCCATAGCTGGAG ATGTTCCTTTTACTGGCACAGGAAGAAAAAGGCAGTAA
- the TEX51 gene encoding testis-expressed protein 51 isoform X7, whose product MLPLLIICLLPAIEGKNCLRCWPELSALIDYDLQILWGSPGPPTELSQNRDHLEEETAKFFTKVHQAIKQLRDDKTVLLEEIHMHKNLFSERLNKISDGLKEKACNESCDIESTVKVTSCADCKTRLLSCNDPAFCPARNRRTSGWAVSLSSALLLAIAGDVPFTGTGRKRQ is encoded by the exons ATGCTGCCTCTCCTGATCATCTGTCTGCTGCCCGCCATCGAGGGGAAGAACTGCCTTCGCTGCTGGCCGGAACTGTCTGCCTTGATAGACTATGACCTGCAGATTCTCTGGGGTAGCCCGGGGCCACCCACAGAACTTTCTCAAA ATCGTGACCATTTGGAAGAAGAGACAGCCAAATTCTTCACTAAAGTACACCAAGCCATTAAGCAATTACGAGATG ATAAAACAGTACTTCTGGAAGAGATTCACATGCACAAGAATCTCTTTTCTGAGAGGCTGAATAAGATATCTGATGGGCTGAAGGAGAAGG CCTGCAATGAGTCCTGTG ACATAGAGTCCACAGTGAAGGTCACCAGCTGTGCCGACTGCAAGACTCGCCTTCTCTCCTGCAATGATCCCGCCTTCTGCCCAG CCAGGAACCGGCGGACCTCTGGGTGGGCTGTGAGTCTCAGCAGTGCTCTGCTCCTGGCCATAGCTGGAG ATGTTCCTTTTACTGGCACAGGAAGAAAAAGGCAGTAA
- the TEX51 gene encoding testis-expressed protein 51 isoform X6: MLPLLIICLLPAIEGKNCLRCWPELSALIDYDLQILWGSPGPPTELSQSIHSLFLEDNNLLKPWYLDRDHLEEETAKFFTKVHQAIKQLRDDKTVLLEEIHMHKNLFSERLNKISDGLKEKDIESTVKVTSCADCKTRLLSCNDPAFCPARNRRTSGWAVSLSSALLLAIAGDVPFTGTGRKRQ, from the exons ATGCTGCCTCTCCTGATCATCTGTCTGCTGCCCGCCATCGAGGGGAAGAACTGCCTTCGCTGCTGGCCGGAACTGTCTGCCTTGATAGACTATGACCTGCAGATTCTCTGGGGTAGCCCGGGGCCACCCACAGAACTTTCTCAAAGCATTCACTCCCTATTTCTAGAGGATAATAATTTACTCAAACCCTGGTACCTTG ATCGTGACCATTTGGAAGAAGAGACAGCCAAATTCTTCACTAAAGTACACCAAGCCATTAAGCAATTACGAGATG ATAAAACAGTACTTCTGGAAGAGATTCACATGCACAAGAATCTCTTTTCTGAGAGGCTGAATAAGATATCTGATGGGCTGAAGGAGAAGG ACATAGAGTCCACAGTGAAGGTCACCAGCTGTGCCGACTGCAAGACTCGCCTTCTCTCCTGCAATGATCCCGCCTTCTGCCCAG CCAGGAACCGGCGGACCTCTGGGTGGGCTGTGAGTCTCAGCAGTGCTCTGCTCCTGGCCATAGCTGGAG ATGTTCCTTTTACTGGCACAGGAAGAAAAAGGCAGTAA
- the TEX51 gene encoding testis-expressed protein 51 isoform X8, protein MLPLLIICLLPAIEGKNCLRCWPELSALIDYDLQILWGSPGPPTELSQNRDHLEEETAKFFTKVHQAIKQLRDDKTVLLEEIHMHKNLFSERLNKISDGLKEKDIESTVKVTSCADCKTRLLSCNDPAFCPARNRRTSGWAVSLSSALLLAIAGDVPFTGTGRKRQ, encoded by the exons ATGCTGCCTCTCCTGATCATCTGTCTGCTGCCCGCCATCGAGGGGAAGAACTGCCTTCGCTGCTGGCCGGAACTGTCTGCCTTGATAGACTATGACCTGCAGATTCTCTGGGGTAGCCCGGGGCCACCCACAGAACTTTCTCAAA ATCGTGACCATTTGGAAGAAGAGACAGCCAAATTCTTCACTAAAGTACACCAAGCCATTAAGCAATTACGAGATG ATAAAACAGTACTTCTGGAAGAGATTCACATGCACAAGAATCTCTTTTCTGAGAGGCTGAATAAGATATCTGATGGGCTGAAGGAGAAGG ACATAGAGTCCACAGTGAAGGTCACCAGCTGTGCCGACTGCAAGACTCGCCTTCTCTCCTGCAATGATCCCGCCTTCTGCCCAG CCAGGAACCGGCGGACCTCTGGGTGGGCTGTGAGTCTCAGCAGTGCTCTGCTCCTGGCCATAGCTGGAG ATGTTCCTTTTACTGGCACAGGAAGAAAAAGGCAGTAA
- the TEX51 gene encoding testis-expressed protein 51 isoform X4, with protein MLPLLIICLLPAIEGKNCLRCWPELSALIDYDLQILWGSPGPPTELSQSIHSLFLEDNNLLKPWYLDRDHLEEETAKFFTKVHQAIKQLRDDKTVLLEEIHMHKNLFSERLNKISDGLKEKACNESCARNRRTSGWAVSLSSALLLAIAGGGCSFYWHRKKKAVKQEQGSPPSSGSEQKPQLLSRSSLISGSTDPFP; from the exons ATGCTGCCTCTCCTGATCATCTGTCTGCTGCCCGCCATCGAGGGGAAGAACTGCCTTCGCTGCTGGCCGGAACTGTCTGCCTTGATAGACTATGACCTGCAGATTCTCTGGGGTAGCCCGGGGCCACCCACAGAACTTTCTCAAAGCATTCACTCCCTATTTCTAGAGGATAATAATTTACTCAAACCCTGGTACCTTG ATCGTGACCATTTGGAAGAAGAGACAGCCAAATTCTTCACTAAAGTACACCAAGCCATTAAGCAATTACGAGATG ATAAAACAGTACTTCTGGAAGAGATTCACATGCACAAGAATCTCTTTTCTGAGAGGCTGAATAAGATATCTGATGGGCTGAAGGAGAAGG CCTGCAATGAGTCCTGTG CCAGGAACCGGCGGACCTCTGGGTGGGCTGTGAGTCTCAGCAGTGCTCTGCTCCTGGCCATAGCTGGAGGTGG ATGTTCCTTTTACTGGCACAGGAAGAAAAAGGCAGTAAAG CAGGAACAGGGCAGTCCGCCGTCTTCCGGAAGTGAACAGAAGCCGCAGCTGCTGTCAAGAAGCTCACTCATCTCTGGTTCCACGGACCCGTTCCCCTGA
- the TEX51 gene encoding testis-expressed protein 51 isoform X3, translating into MLPLLIICLLPAIEGKNCLRCWPELSALIDYDLQILWGSPGPPTELSQNRDHLEEETAKFFTKVHQAIKQLRDDKTVLLEEIHMHKNLFSERLNKISDGLKEKDIESTVKVTSCADCKTRLLSCNDPAFCPARNRRTSGWAVSLSSALLLAIAGGGCSFYWHRKKKAVKQEQGSPPSSGSEQKPQLLSRSSLISGSTDPFP; encoded by the exons ATGCTGCCTCTCCTGATCATCTGTCTGCTGCCCGCCATCGAGGGGAAGAACTGCCTTCGCTGCTGGCCGGAACTGTCTGCCTTGATAGACTATGACCTGCAGATTCTCTGGGGTAGCCCGGGGCCACCCACAGAACTTTCTCAAA ATCGTGACCATTTGGAAGAAGAGACAGCCAAATTCTTCACTAAAGTACACCAAGCCATTAAGCAATTACGAGATG ATAAAACAGTACTTCTGGAAGAGATTCACATGCACAAGAATCTCTTTTCTGAGAGGCTGAATAAGATATCTGATGGGCTGAAGGAGAAGG ACATAGAGTCCACAGTGAAGGTCACCAGCTGTGCCGACTGCAAGACTCGCCTTCTCTCCTGCAATGATCCCGCCTTCTGCCCAG CCAGGAACCGGCGGACCTCTGGGTGGGCTGTGAGTCTCAGCAGTGCTCTGCTCCTGGCCATAGCTGGAGGTGG ATGTTCCTTTTACTGGCACAGGAAGAAAAAGGCAGTAAAG CAGGAACAGGGCAGTCCGCCGTCTTCCGGAAGTGAACAGAAGCCGCAGCTGCTGTCAAGAAGCTCACTCATCTCTGGTTCCACGGACCCGTTCCCCTGA
- the TEX51 gene encoding testis-expressed protein 51 isoform X1, with protein sequence MLPLLIICLLPAIEGKNCLRCWPELSALIDYDLQILWGSPGPPTELSQSIHSLFLEDNNLLKPWYLDRDHLEEETAKFFTKVHQAIKQLRDDKTVLLEEIHMHKNLFSERLNKISDGLKEKDIESTVKVTSCADCKTRLLSCNDPAFCPARNRRTSGWAVSLSSALLLAIAGGGCSFYWHRKKKAVKQEQGSPPSSGSEQKPQLLSRSSLISGSTDPFP encoded by the exons ATGCTGCCTCTCCTGATCATCTGTCTGCTGCCCGCCATCGAGGGGAAGAACTGCCTTCGCTGCTGGCCGGAACTGTCTGCCTTGATAGACTATGACCTGCAGATTCTCTGGGGTAGCCCGGGGCCACCCACAGAACTTTCTCAAAGCATTCACTCCCTATTTCTAGAGGATAATAATTTACTCAAACCCTGGTACCTTG ATCGTGACCATTTGGAAGAAGAGACAGCCAAATTCTTCACTAAAGTACACCAAGCCATTAAGCAATTACGAGATG ATAAAACAGTACTTCTGGAAGAGATTCACATGCACAAGAATCTCTTTTCTGAGAGGCTGAATAAGATATCTGATGGGCTGAAGGAGAAGG ACATAGAGTCCACAGTGAAGGTCACCAGCTGTGCCGACTGCAAGACTCGCCTTCTCTCCTGCAATGATCCCGCCTTCTGCCCAG CCAGGAACCGGCGGACCTCTGGGTGGGCTGTGAGTCTCAGCAGTGCTCTGCTCCTGGCCATAGCTGGAGGTGG ATGTTCCTTTTACTGGCACAGGAAGAAAAAGGCAGTAAAG CAGGAACAGGGCAGTCCGCCGTCTTCCGGAAGTGAACAGAAGCCGCAGCTGCTGTCAAGAAGCTCACTCATCTCTGGTTCCACGGACCCGTTCCCCTGA